The following proteins are co-located in the Myxocyprinus asiaticus isolate MX2 ecotype Aquarium Trade chromosome 44, UBuf_Myxa_2, whole genome shotgun sequence genome:
- the LOC127434449 gene encoding transmembrane protein 241 yields MTAHSRKVFKSWKVIDASKPVNVAGVFLALIFCTFFAVSYFTNKYVLSILKFTFPTIFQGPPLGLYCCWLLGNWVGLKSMCCPDLQHFPSSLGLFLFIRNIYAGSKALSLLVTCPVP; encoded by the exons ATGACAGCACACTCAAGGAAAGTTTTTAAGAGCTGGAAAGTTATTGATGCATCCAAACCAGTGAATGTTGCTGGAGTGTTCCTTGCTCTAATATTCTGCACATTTTTCGCAGTATCATATTTCACAAATAAG TATGTTCTGTCTATCTTAAAGTTTACATTTCCAACCATTTTTCAGGG ACCTCCACTGGGGCTCTATTGCTGCTGGTTACTTGGAAACTGGGTTGGGTTGAAATCAATGTGCTGTCCAG ATCTGCAGCATTTTCCCAGCTCCTtgggtctttttttatttatcagaaacatttatgCTGGGTCCAAAGCACTTTCACTTTTG GTGACCTGTCCAGTGCCTTAG